Part of the Streptomyces sp. NBC_00457 genome, GGCGCCTGTTGAGTCACCTGAGCACTGACCGCCGTACATATGGGCCGGTAGGGTTGGGGGCGGTCGCCGCTCAACCCTGTGGTGACCGCTGGCCGGGGTCCGGGTTTCGGGGGGCGAGCGTCGGGGCGGCAGCCCGTGCTCCGCCGTTGATCTGACACCATTCCCCGGGGGCCCCGTTCGGCGGATGGACGGTGCTCGTTTGGAGAGACTTGCGACCAGGGGACGGATGGGACCGCGCAGTGCGGGGCTACGAAAGCCAGGAGCGAGAGCCGGCGGCTGACGTCGACCACCTCTCTCGGTTCGAGGCCGAGATGGATCGGCTGAAGACCGAGCGGGAAAAGGCGATCCAGCACGCCGAGGACCTCGGCTACCAGGTCGAGGTGCTGCGCGCCAAGCTGCACGAGGCGCGGCGCACCCTCATGTCCCGGCCCGCCTACGAGGGCGGCGACATCGGCTACCAGGCCGAGCAGTTGCTGCGCAACGCCCAGATGCAGGCCGACCAGCTGCGGCTCGACGCCGAGCGGGAGATGAGCCAGGCCCGGGCGCAGACCCAGCGGATCCTCCAGGAGCACGCCGAGCAGGCCGCCCGGCTCCAGGCGGAGCTGCACCAGGAGGCGGTCACCCGCCGCCAGCAGCTCGACCAGGAGCTGGCCGAGCGCCGGCAGACCGTCGAGTCGCACGTCAACGAGAACGTGGCATGGGCCGAACAGCTGCGCGCCCGCAGCGAGCAGCAGGCCCGCCGGCTCCTCGAGGAGTCCCGCGCGGAGGCCGAGAAGGCCATGGCCACCGCCCGCGCCGAGGCCGAGCGGCTCACCGCCGAGGCCCGGCAGCGGCTGACCAGCGAGGCCGAGACGGCCCGCGCGGAGGCCGAGCAGTTGCTGCGCCGCGCCCGCACGGACGCCGAGCGGCTGCTGAACGCGGCGTCCACCCAGGCCCAGGAGGCCACGGACCACGCCGAGCAGCTGCGCAGTTCCACGACGAACGAGTCGGAGTCGGCCCGCCGTCAGGCCACCGAGATGAGCCGGGCCGCCGAGCAGCGGATGGCGGAGGCCGAGAAGGCGCTGCGCACGGCGCAGGCCGAGGCCGAGAAGGTGCTCACCGAGGCCAAGGAGGCCGCCGCCAAGGCCCTCTCCAGCGCCGAGGCGGCCAACGAGCAGCGCACGCGTACGGCAAAGGAGCAGGTCGCCCGGCTGGTCAGCGAGGCCACCAAGGAGGCCGAGGCCACCAAGACGGACGCCGAGCAGATCGTCTCGGACGCCCGTGCCGAGGCCGAGCGGATCGTCGAGGAAGCCGCCGAGAAGGCCCGCACCCTCACCGCCGAGGAGAGCGCGACCCAGCTGTCGAAGGCGGCCAAGACCGCCGAGGACGTCCTCAACAAGGCGCAGGAGGACGCGCAGAACACCACCAAGGCGGCTGCCGAGGAGGCCGAGCGGATCCGCCGCGAGGCGGAGGCCGAGGCCGACCGGCTGCGCGCCGAGGCGCATGACATCGCCGAGCAGCTCAAGGGCTCGGCGAAGGACGACACCAAGGAGTACCGCGCCAAGACGGTCGAGCTGCAGGAGGAGGCCCGCCGGCTGCGCGGCGAGGCCGAGCAGCTGCGCGCCGACGCGGTCGCCGAGGGCGAGAAGATCCGCGCGGAGGCCCGCAAGGAGGCCGTCCAGCAGATCGAGGAGGCGGCCAAGACCGCCGAGGAGCTGCTCTCCAAGGCGAGGGCCGACGCCGACGAGCTGCGCCAGACCGCCCAGTCGGACAGCGAGAAGGTCCGTACGGAGGCGATCGAGCGGGCGACGACGCTGCGCCGTCAGGCCGAGGAGACCCTGCAGCGCACCCGCCAGGAGGCCGAGCGGCACCGCGAGGAGGTCGTCGAGCAGGCCGAGGGCATCAAGGCGGACGCCGAGCGGGCCTCGCGTGAGCTGCGCGAGGAGACCGAGCGCGCCATAGAGGCCCGCCGCGCCGAGGCCGCCGAGGGACTGGCCCTGCTGCACACGGAGGCCGAGGAGCGGCTCGCGGCGGCAGAGCAGGCGCTGGCCGACGCCCGCGAGGAGGCCGCGCGGATCCGCCGCGAGGCCGCCGAGGAGACGGAGCGGCTGCGCTCCGAGGCCGCCGAACGGATCCGTACGCTCCAGGCGCAGGCCGAGGCGGAGGCCGAACGGCTGCGGGACGAGGCCGCGTCGGACGCGTCCGCCTCCCGCGCGGAGGGCGAGGCCATCGCCGTACGCCTGCGGTCGGAGGCCGCGGCGGAGGCCGAGCGGCTGAAGTCGGAGGCCCAGGACACCGCCGACCGGGTCCGCGCGGAGGCACAGGCCGCCGCCGAGCGGCTCGGCACGGAGGCCACGGAGACGCTGGCCGCCGCCCAGGAGGAGGCCGCCCGGCGCCGCCGCGAGGCCGAGGAACTCCTCGGCTCCGCGCGTCAGGAGGCGGACCAGGAGCGGCAGCGGGCCCGCGAGCAGAGCGAGGAGCTGCTGGCCTCCGCGCGCAACCGCGTGGAGGAGGCGCAGACCGAGGCGCTGAGGCTGATCGAGGAGGCCGACCGGCGCGCGACCGAGATGGTGTCGGCCGCCGAGCAACACGCCCAGCAGGTACGGGACTCGGTCGTCGGGCTGCACGAGCAGGCCCAGGAGGAGATCACCGGGCTGCGCTCCGCCGCCGAGCACGCGGCGGACCGTACCCGGCGCGAGGCGCAGGAGGAGGCCGACCGGGTTCGCGCGGACGCCTACGCCGAGCGGGAGCGGGCCAGCGAGGACGCGGGCCGTGTCCGGCGCGAGGCTGCCGAGGAGACGGAGGCCGCCAAGTCCCTTGCGGAGCGCACCGTTTCGGAGGCGATCGCGGAGTCGGAGCGGCTGCGTTCGGACGCGGCCGAGCACGCCCAGCGGGTGCGCACCGAGGTGTCGGACCTCACCGAGCAGGCCGAGCAGGACGCCTCGCGCACCCGGGCGGACGCCCGCGAGGACGCCAACCGCATCCGGTCGGACGCGGCGACGCAGGCGGACACCCTCATCACCGAGGCGCGGTCCGAGGCGGAGCGGCTGGCCACGGAGACGGCCGCCCAGGCCGAGCAGCGGCTGTCGGACGCGACCAGCGACGCGGAGCGGCTGCGCGCGGAGGCCGCCGACACCGTCGGCGCGGCCCAGCAGCACGCCGAGCGGGTCCGGGCCGAGTCGGCGCGGGTCAAGGCGGAGGCCGAAGCGGAGGCCGAGCGGCTGGTCAACGGCGCACGCGAGGAGGCCGAGCGCGCCCTCGACGAGGCCCGCAAGGAGTCCAACAAGCGGCGCTCCGAGGCCGCCGAGCAGGTCGACAAGCTCATCACGGAGACCACGGCCGAGGCGGACAAGCTGCTCACCGAGGCGCAGCAGCAGGCGCACAAGACGACGGCCGAGGCGGAGGCGCAGGCCGACACGATGGTCGGCGCCGCCCGCAGCGAGGCCGACCGGCTGGTGTCCGAGGCGACCGTCGAGGGCAACGCGATGGTGGAGAAGGCCCGTACGGACGCGGACGAGTTGCTCGTCGGCGCCCGCCGGGACGCCACCGCGATCCGGGAGCGCGCCGAGGAGCTGCGCGACCGCATCACGACGGAGATCGAGGAACTGCACGAGCGGGCCCGCCGTGAGTCGGCCGAGACGATGAAGTCGGCGGGCGACCGCTGCGACGCGCTCATCAAGGCCGCCGAGGAACAGCTCGCCAAGGCGCAGGCGAAGGCCAAGGAGCTGGTCTCGGAGGCCAACTCCGAGGCGGGCAAGGTCCGTATCGCCGCGGTCAAGAAGGCCGAGGGGCTGCTCAAGGAGGCCGAGCAGAAGAAGGCGACGCTCGTCAGGGAGGCCGAGGAGCTCAAGGCCGAGGCGATCCGCGAGGCGAAGCGCACGGTCGAGGAGGGCAAGCGCGAGCTGGAGACGCTGGTGCGGCGCCGCGAGGACATCAACGCCGAGATCTCCCGCGTCCAGGACGTCCTGGAGGCGCTCGAGTCCTTCGAAGCGCCGTCCGCGGGCAAGGACGGCGCGGTCAAGGCGGGTGCGACGGTCGGCGCCCCCCGATCGGGTGGCAAGTCGCCGGAGAGCTAGCGCAGTCGAGGAGTTTCGGTGTCTTCTGGGGCCTTTGACCAAGTCTTTGGCAAGCCGTCTGAGGGTTAGCCACCCAAAAGGGGTGTCATTCTCCAGATCAAACACGCATCCGCTCGATGACACACCGCTTCGGCCCCTAGGATTCCACCTATCACCTCACCGGTCTCTTTCGACAGGAACCCCATGAGCGACACTTCCCCCTACGGCTTCGAGCTTGTGCGGCGTGGGTACGACCGCGCTCAGGTGGACGAACGGAT contains:
- the scy gene encoding polarized growth protein Scy, translated to MRGYESQEREPAADVDHLSRFEAEMDRLKTEREKAIQHAEDLGYQVEVLRAKLHEARRTLMSRPAYEGGDIGYQAEQLLRNAQMQADQLRLDAEREMSQARAQTQRILQEHAEQAARLQAELHQEAVTRRQQLDQELAERRQTVESHVNENVAWAEQLRARSEQQARRLLEESRAEAEKAMATARAEAERLTAEARQRLTSEAETARAEAEQLLRRARTDAERLLNAASTQAQEATDHAEQLRSSTTNESESARRQATEMSRAAEQRMAEAEKALRTAQAEAEKVLTEAKEAAAKALSSAEAANEQRTRTAKEQVARLVSEATKEAEATKTDAEQIVSDARAEAERIVEEAAEKARTLTAEESATQLSKAAKTAEDVLNKAQEDAQNTTKAAAEEAERIRREAEAEADRLRAEAHDIAEQLKGSAKDDTKEYRAKTVELQEEARRLRGEAEQLRADAVAEGEKIRAEARKEAVQQIEEAAKTAEELLSKARADADELRQTAQSDSEKVRTEAIERATTLRRQAEETLQRTRQEAERHREEVVEQAEGIKADAERASRELREETERAIEARRAEAAEGLALLHTEAEERLAAAEQALADAREEAARIRREAAEETERLRSEAAERIRTLQAQAEAEAERLRDEAASDASASRAEGEAIAVRLRSEAAAEAERLKSEAQDTADRVRAEAQAAAERLGTEATETLAAAQEEAARRRREAEELLGSARQEADQERQRAREQSEELLASARNRVEEAQTEALRLIEEADRRATEMVSAAEQHAQQVRDSVVGLHEQAQEEITGLRSAAEHAADRTRREAQEEADRVRADAYAERERASEDAGRVRREAAEETEAAKSLAERTVSEAIAESERLRSDAAEHAQRVRTEVSDLTEQAEQDASRTRADAREDANRIRSDAATQADTLITEARSEAERLATETAAQAEQRLSDATSDAERLRAEAADTVGAAQQHAERVRAESARVKAEAEAEAERLVNGAREEAERALDEARKESNKRRSEAAEQVDKLITETTAEADKLLTEAQQQAHKTTAEAEAQADTMVGAARSEADRLVSEATVEGNAMVEKARTDADELLVGARRDATAIRERAEELRDRITTEIEELHERARRESAETMKSAGDRCDALIKAAEEQLAKAQAKAKELVSEANSEAGKVRIAAVKKAEGLLKEAEQKKATLVREAEELKAEAIREAKRTVEEGKRELETLVRRREDINAEISRVQDVLEALESFEAPSAGKDGAVKAGATVGAPRSGGKSPES